One window of Melioribacteraceae bacterium 4301-Me genomic DNA carries:
- a CDS encoding ubiquinol-cytochrome c reductase iron-sulfur subunit, translating to MTLNRKKFLNILLSLSGIAGLGAIFYPIFSYLIPPKISEPKVNSVKVGSASDFPNNSYKIVKFGRKPVILIKTVEGDFKALSATCTHLECIVQYKSDTHQIWCACHNGIYDLNGRNVSGPPPRPLTPYDVKIINDEIVITSAG from the coding sequence ATGACACTCAATAGAAAAAAATTCTTGAATATTTTATTAAGTCTTAGTGGAATTGCTGGTTTGGGGGCAATATTTTATCCAATCTTTTCATATTTAATTCCCCCTAAAATTTCAGAACCAAAAGTAAATTCAGTTAAAGTCGGCTCAGCATCGGATTTTCCAAATAACAGTTATAAGATTGTAAAATTTGGAAGGAAGCCGGTAATTCTCATAAAAACTGTTGAAGGAGACTTTAAGGCATTATCTGCAACATGCACTCATTTAGAGTGCATAGTACAATACAAAAGTGATACCCACCAAATCTGGTGTGCGTGCCATAACGGTATTTATGATCTTAATGGCAGGAATGTTTCTGGACCGCCACCAAGACCATTAACTCCATACGATGTAAAAATAATTAACGACGAAATTGTAATTACATCTGCAGGTTAA